One window of Leptotrichia sp. oral taxon 498 genomic DNA carries:
- a CDS encoding DUF7336 domain-containing protein: MNIWVLSHQYDYGNLCDKYKWNEEGRILGVYYTREVALRSLTEYQKIKGFSSHISNFYIEEYILDEIKN, encoded by the coding sequence ATGAATATATGGGTTTTATCACATCAATATGATTATGGAAATTTGTGTGATAAATACAAATGGAATGAGGAAGGTAGAATATTAGGAGTTTATTATACAAGAGAAGTAGCTTTAAGATCATTAACTGAATATCAAAAAATAAAAGGATTTTCTTCACATATTTCTAATTTTTATATAGAAGAATACATTTTGGATGAAATAAAAAACTAA
- the murJ gene encoding murein biosynthesis integral membrane protein MurJ, translated as MFKSSFIVMIINMLSRILGLIREMIIGSVFGATGMTDAYVSATKIPNFFTTLFGEGSLGTVFIPIYNRGIEEEGKERTDDFVFSLLNLIVAFTSTLSVIMIFFSKQILKVTTGFNDPKRFDAANNLLKIVAFYFLFIALSGVVSSLLNNYKKFAVSASMGIVFNLTIIIGTLLLKNKMGIYGLGVAYLLSGVFQLVIMLPQFFQIMKKYKFILNLKDEYVKEMFVLMVPTLVGIFGYQINEIVDNRFATSLPAGTASALNYASRLYLLPIGVFAISLAVVIFPTLSKAVVKNDSRTVKRVVHQGLYMLSFLIVPSSVILFGYAKEIVRLVYERGKFNAAAVKVTSETLQFYALGLLFFSTIHLLTRSHYVYKDRKTPVISSFTAIFTNIVLDALLYKQYRHVGLTFATSFSAMVNFIILYISLNKKYVKLRNLKYIAILGVTFASSMISYWASSMIKFQNKYGIVVNLIIFAIIYLIIWFVLIYTFRRDLIRKVLRNRKW; from the coding sequence ATGTTTAAATCTAGTTTTATAGTAATGATAATAAATATGTTAAGCCGAATTTTAGGACTTATAAGAGAAATGATTATCGGAAGCGTTTTTGGAGCGACTGGAATGACGGATGCCTATGTCAGTGCCACCAAAATTCCAAACTTTTTTACGACATTATTTGGAGAAGGTTCGCTTGGAACAGTATTTATTCCAATTTATAACCGTGGAATAGAAGAAGAGGGAAAAGAGAGAACAGATGACTTTGTATTTTCGCTTTTGAATTTAATAGTTGCATTTACATCGACACTTTCTGTAATTATGATATTCTTTTCCAAACAAATTTTAAAGGTGACAACAGGTTTTAACGATCCAAAAAGATTTGATGCAGCAAATAACTTATTAAAAATCGTAGCTTTTTACTTTTTATTTATCGCACTATCTGGAGTTGTGTCGTCATTACTAAATAATTACAAAAAATTCGCAGTTTCAGCATCAATGGGAATCGTATTTAACTTGACAATCATAATTGGAACTTTGCTATTAAAAAATAAAATGGGGATTTACGGGCTTGGTGTGGCTTATTTACTTTCTGGAGTTTTTCAATTAGTGATAATGCTTCCGCAATTTTTTCAAATTATGAAAAAATATAAATTTATTTTAAACTTAAAAGATGAATATGTGAAAGAAATGTTTGTTTTAATGGTTCCAACATTAGTCGGAATTTTTGGCTATCAAATAAATGAAATTGTTGACAACAGATTTGCAACTTCACTTCCAGCAGGAACAGCAAGTGCATTAAACTATGCAAGTAGATTATATTTGCTTCCGATAGGAGTTTTTGCAATTTCGCTAGCCGTTGTGATTTTCCCAACATTGTCAAAAGCTGTTGTAAAAAATGACAGCAGAACAGTAAAGCGAGTTGTTCATCAAGGATTATATATGCTTTCTTTCCTAATTGTTCCATCAAGTGTGATTTTATTTGGATATGCAAAAGAGATAGTGAGATTAGTTTATGAAAGAGGAAAATTTAATGCAGCCGCTGTAAAAGTTACTTCAGAAACACTACAATTTTATGCTTTAGGACTTCTATTTTTCTCAACAATACATCTTCTTACAAGAAGCCATTATGTCTATAAAGATAGAAAAACACCTGTTATTTCATCGTTTACTGCAATATTTACAAATATAGTTTTAGATGCACTTTTATATAAGCAGTATAGACATGTAGGCTTAACTTTTGCAACTTCATTTTCTGCAATGGTGAATTTTATAATTTTGTATATTTCGCTAAACAAAAAATATGTAAAATTAAGAAACCTAAAATATATTGCAATTTTAGGAGTGACGTTTGCAAGTTCGATGATTTCATATTGGGCTTCAAGCATGATAAAATTTCAAAATAAATATGGAATTGTTGTTAATTTAATAATATTTGCAATAATATATTTAATTATTTGGTTTGTTTTAATATACACTTTTAGAAGAGATTTGATAAGAAAAGTTTTAAGAAATAGAAAATGGTAA
- the lepA gene encoding translation elongation factor 4 has protein sequence MLNQKNKRNFSIIAHIDHGKSTIADRLLEFTGTVTKREMVDQVLDSMDLEREKGITIKAQAVTLNYKAKNGEIYELNLIDTPGHVDFIYEVSRSLAACDGALLVVDAAQGIEAQTLANVYLALENDLEILPVINKIDLPSADPDKVKIEIEDVIGLPADEAVLVSGKTGIGIEDLLEAIIKYIPAPKSDVNKPLKALIFDSHYDDFRGVITYIRIVDGKISKGDRIKIMSTDKEFDVLEVGIFSPKMKETKELTVGSVGYIITGIKSIKDTQVGDTITHIDNPTDSALEGYRPALSMVFAGIYPVSTDDYEDLREALEKLQLNDASLSYAPETSLALGFGFRCGFLGLLHMEIVVERLRREFNIDLISTAPSVKYHVTLEQQQMQVIDNPAEFPEGKKYIEEPYVKGTIIVPKDYVGNVMELCQEKRGTFINMNYLDETRTMISYDLPLAEIVIDFYDKLKSRTKGYASFEYEMIGYKESDLVKVDILVSGNPVDAFSFIAHKDNAYYRGRAIVEKLKDVIPRQQFEIPLQAALGTKIIARETIKALRKNVLAKCYGGDITRKKKLLEKQKEGKKRMKAIGNVEIPQEAFLSVLKLND, from the coding sequence ATGTTAAATCAAAAAAACAAAAGAAATTTTTCTATAATCGCACATATTGATCACGGTAAATCAACAATTGCTGACAGATTATTAGAATTTACTGGAACGGTAACAAAAAGAGAAATGGTTGACCAAGTGTTAGATAGCATGGATTTAGAGCGTGAAAAAGGTATAACGATAAAGGCCCAAGCTGTTACACTTAATTATAAAGCTAAAAATGGTGAAATTTATGAATTAAATTTAATCGATACTCCTGGACATGTGGATTTTATTTACGAAGTTTCCCGTTCGCTTGCAGCTTGTGATGGAGCGCTTTTAGTAGTCGATGCGGCTCAAGGGATAGAAGCACAGACTTTGGCAAATGTCTACTTAGCTTTAGAAAACGACTTGGAAATTCTTCCTGTAATCAATAAAATTGATTTGCCGTCAGCTGATCCTGACAAAGTAAAAATAGAAATTGAAGATGTTATAGGACTTCCAGCTGATGAAGCAGTTCTTGTTTCTGGAAAAACGGGAATCGGAATTGAAGATTTGTTAGAAGCAATAATTAAATATATTCCTGCGCCAAAAAGTGACGTAAATAAACCTTTAAAAGCGTTGATATTTGATTCTCACTATGATGATTTTAGGGGAGTTATTACATATATTAGAATTGTTGACGGAAAAATTTCTAAAGGAGATAGAATTAAAATTATGTCAACTGATAAAGAGTTTGATGTCCTTGAAGTTGGAATTTTTTCACCAAAGATGAAAGAAACGAAAGAATTGACAGTCGGTTCAGTTGGATATATCATCACAGGAATAAAATCAATTAAAGATACACAAGTAGGAGATACGATTACTCACATTGATAATCCTACAGATTCGGCCCTGGAAGGATATAGACCAGCATTAAGTATGGTTTTTGCTGGAATTTATCCGGTTTCTACTGATGACTATGAAGACTTGAGAGAAGCTCTTGAAAAATTACAGTTAAATGACGCTTCATTGTCTTATGCTCCTGAAACTTCTCTTGCGTTAGGATTTGGTTTCAGATGTGGATTTTTAGGTCTGCTTCATATGGAAATCGTTGTAGAAAGACTTCGTCGAGAATTTAACATCGACTTAATTTCCACAGCTCCGTCAGTTAAATATCATGTGACATTGGAACAACAGCAAATGCAAGTTATAGATAATCCCGCTGAATTTCCTGAAGGGAAAAAATATATTGAAGAGCCTTATGTAAAAGGTACAATTATTGTTCCAAAAGATTATGTTGGAAATGTGATGGAACTTTGTCAGGAAAAAAGAGGAACATTTATCAATATGAATTATCTTGATGAAACAAGAACTATGATTAGTTACGATTTACCACTTGCAGAAATTGTAATTGATTTTTACGACAAGTTAAAATCTCGAACAAAAGGTTATGCTTCTTTTGAATATGAAATGATTGGCTACAAAGAATCAGATTTAGTAAAAGTTGATATTTTAGTCAGCGGAAATCCTGTGGATGCTTTTTCATTTATCGCACATAAGGATAATGCTTACTATAGAGGACGTGCGATAGTTGAAAAATTAAAAGATGTAATTCCAAGACAGCAATTTGAAATACCACTTCAAGCAGCACTTGGAACAAAAATAATCGCAAGAGAAACAATAAAGGCGCTTCGTAAAAATGTCCTTGCAAAATGTTACGGTGGAGATATTACCCGTAAGAAAAAATTATTAGAAAAACAAAAAGAAGGAAAAAAACGGATGAAAGCGATTGGAAATGTTGAAATTCCACAAGAAGCATTTTTATCAGTTTTAAAATTAAATGACTAA
- a CDS encoding segregation and condensation protein A: MIKNTINVKIDNFEGPLDLLIHLIEKKKMDIHKINISQIIDDYLEYIHSQKEKNLRIKVEFLAMATDLVEIKAYSVLNENKKTEKAENLEKKILEYKLFKEIAQLFAEKENEYNISHLRMGNQNFGDKIVEYDISSLTLENLIASFQNILNPKDMKKYVQENMKLNLEEEYTAEEAHLEITENIKNKRKVTFSHLLKNKFSKIRIVTMFLCILDMFKNGEIDIIIDQNSFFVTKIM; this comes from the coding sequence ATGATAAAAAATACAATTAATGTAAAAATCGACAATTTTGAAGGGCCTTTAGATCTTCTCATTCACTTGATTGAAAAAAAGAAAATGGATATTCACAAAATTAATATTTCTCAAATAATTGATGATTACTTAGAATATATTCACAGCCAAAAGGAAAAAAATTTGCGAATAAAAGTGGAATTTCTTGCGATGGCTACAGATTTAGTGGAAATAAAGGCTTATTCGGTTTTGAATGAAAATAAAAAAACTGAAAAAGCTGAAAATTTGGAAAAAAAGATTTTGGAATATAAATTATTTAAAGAAATTGCACAGTTATTTGCAGAAAAGGAAAATGAATATAATATTAGTCATCTAAGAATGGGAAATCAAAATTTTGGAGATAAAATTGTGGAATATGATATTTCCAGTTTAACTTTAGAAAATTTGATTGCGAGTTTTCAAAATATTTTAAATCCCAAGGATATGAAAAAATATGTGCAGGAAAATATGAAATTAAATTTGGAAGAAGAATATACGGCAGAAGAGGCACATCTTGAAATTACAGAAAATATAAAAAATAAAAGAAAAGTGACGTTTAGCCACTTACTAAAAAATAAATTTTCTAAAATACGGATTGTGACGATGTTTCTATGTATTTTAGATATGTTTAAAAATGGCGAAATTGATATAATTATCGATCAAAATAGTTTTTTTGTAACAAAAATTATGTAA
- the mscL gene encoding large-conductance mechanosensitive channel protein MscL: protein MFKEFKEFISKGNVLDLAVGVIVGGAFGKIVTSLVDDIIMPIIGLIIGGIDFSGLSLKIGEATVKYGMFIQNIVNFLIITFSIFLVVKAVNKMRRIKPEKEEAPVEPKKSNEEILLTEIRDLLKNK, encoded by the coding sequence TTGTTTAAAGAATTTAAAGAATTCATTTCAAAAGGGAATGTACTAGATTTAGCAGTTGGTGTCATTGTTGGAGGAGCTTTTGGAAAAATTGTAACATCACTAGTAGATGACATAATTATGCCAATTATTGGACTTATAATAGGAGGAATTGATTTTTCAGGATTAAGTCTTAAAATAGGAGAGGCAACTGTAAAATATGGAATGTTCATTCAAAATATTGTAAACTTTTTAATCATCACATTTTCTATATTTTTAGTGGTAAAAGCGGTAAATAAAATGAGAAGAATTAAGCCAGAAAAAGAAGAAGCGCCAGTTGAACCCAAAAAATCTAACGAAGAAATTTTGTTAACTGAAATAAGGGATTTATTGAAAAATAAATAA
- a CDS encoding bifunctional riboflavin kinase/FAD synthetase, whose amino-acid sequence MSIKIITENRDNVIGFLEFKKSENISCFSLKDNLNELKKTGAVVILGNFDGVHKAHRKILQKGVKKAQENGYKTVVYTFNEYPDKRHTRITNQSEKAFIMDKEKIDYLYFEEFEKVRNFSPENFVKKILIEKLNAKKVLCGFNFTFGKGKSGNPKILKEILEKNRIELEVQEAVFDDNLEVISSTNIRKHIKETNLEKVKKLLGHNLIILGKVIHGKQLGRTIGFPTANLKFENRVYPSFGVYGVKIYFYEKGICKTYTGVMNIGRNPTVDKDNLSVETHIFDFDKDIYGKYILIEIFKNIRKEIKFNSIDELKNQIDKDSKYWKNEVKKIKEQDRENKIR is encoded by the coding sequence ATGAGTATAAAAATAATTACTGAAAATCGGGACAACGTAATTGGATTTTTAGAATTTAAGAAAAGTGAAAATATTAGTTGTTTTAGTTTAAAAGATAATTTGAATGAATTAAAAAAAACTGGAGCAGTTGTAATTTTGGGAAACTTTGACGGAGTTCACAAGGCTCATAGGAAAATTTTGCAAAAAGGTGTAAAAAAAGCACAAGAAAATGGTTACAAAACGGTGGTTTACACTTTCAACGAATATCCAGATAAAAGGCATACGAGAATAACAAATCAATCTGAAAAGGCTTTTATTATGGATAAAGAAAAAATTGACTACTTATATTTTGAGGAATTTGAAAAAGTTAGAAATTTTTCACCAGAAAATTTTGTGAAAAAGATTTTGATTGAAAAATTGAATGCAAAAAAAGTTCTTTGTGGCTTCAATTTTACTTTTGGAAAAGGTAAATCTGGAAATCCAAAGATTTTAAAAGAGATTTTGGAAAAAAACAGAATTGAGCTTGAAGTTCAAGAAGCGGTTTTTGATGATAATTTGGAAGTCATAAGTAGCACGAATATACGAAAGCATATAAAAGAAACAAATTTGGAGAAAGTGAAAAAATTGCTTGGACACAATCTTATAATTTTGGGAAAAGTCATTCATGGAAAGCAGCTTGGTCGGACGATTGGATTTCCCACGGCAAATTTAAAATTTGAAAACAGAGTTTATCCAAGTTTTGGGGTTTATGGAGTAAAAATTTATTTTTATGAAAAGGGTATTTGTAAAACTTATACTGGGGTTATGAATATTGGGAGAAATCCTACTGTTGACAAAGATAATTTGAGCGTTGAAACGCATATTTTTGATTTTGACAAAGATATTTATGGAAAATATATTTTGATTGAAATTTTTAAAAATATTAGAAAAGAAATAAAATTTAATTCAATTGATGAATTAAAAAATCAAATTGATAAAGATAGCAAATATTGGAAAAATGAAGTTAAAAAAATAAAAGAACAGGATAGAGAAAATAAAATAAGATGA
- a CDS encoding NAD(P)H-hydrate dehydratase, protein MLIGNNETTKLIDCYAIDNLKIPSIVLMENAAIDFVNEIDEKLDNFLIVCGKGNNGGDGYAIARQLWSKGKKVKIFGISFENLSCDCKINYDICKNIEIEMSDNIEKLKTWILQSECIIEGIFGTGLNSEVKGVYKKIIEIVNEHSNQKEVYSIDIPSGISGNDGEIMGTCIKADKTISFVTYKKAFLNTKNSKYFGKIVIKNIGLNQNFFKNLVNEYYLTKSDIKNLHKVRNVNSHKGDFGKVLIYAGSKEFSGASVLASNSCVRAGAGLVTLLTSENILKNNILSEVMLLNINNSRTIPKSDFKNELQKIENNILNSDVIAIGPGIGKNEKSLTILEKLLNYEKNNKNKTINLVLDADALNLISENPKLFKKIENRAILTPHIVEFSRLSRLLPEDILLDKFTKAKEFAKKYKVILLLKGKNTIITDGNKLFVNSTGNSHMANGGMGDCLTGIITSLVAQNYNLIESACIGAFLHGYIGDELTKKQYIVNASHVTENISKYMKEIFEM, encoded by the coding sequence ATGTTAATTGGAAATAATGAAACAACTAAATTAATCGATTGTTACGCAATAGATAATTTAAAAATTCCAAGTATTGTTTTAATGGAAAATGCGGCAATTGATTTTGTCAATGAAATTGATGAAAAACTTGATAACTTTTTGATTGTCTGTGGAAAAGGAAATAACGGTGGCGATGGATATGCGATTGCACGGCAGCTTTGGTCAAAAGGTAAAAAAGTGAAAATATTTGGAATTTCTTTTGAAAATTTAAGTTGCGACTGCAAAATTAATTATGATATTTGTAAAAATATTGAAATTGAGATGTCAGACAATATAGAAAAATTAAAAACTTGGATTTTACAAAGTGAGTGCATTATCGAAGGGATTTTTGGAACAGGGCTTAATTCAGAAGTTAAAGGAGTTTACAAAAAAATTATAGAAATTGTAAATGAGCATTCAAATCAAAAAGAAGTTTATTCCATCGACATTCCTTCAGGCATAAGCGGAAATGACGGCGAGATTATGGGGACTTGCATAAAAGCAGATAAAACAATTTCATTTGTAACTTATAAAAAGGCTTTTTTGAACACAAAAAATTCAAAATATTTTGGAAAAATTGTAATAAAAAATATTGGATTAAATCAAAACTTTTTTAAAAATCTTGTAAATGAATATTACTTGACAAAATCAGATATAAAAAATTTGCATAAAGTTCGAAATGTAAATTCTCATAAGGGGGATTTCGGAAAAGTATTAATTTATGCAGGAAGCAAAGAATTTTCTGGTGCAAGTGTCCTAGCTTCAAATTCTTGCGTTCGAGCGGGAGCTGGGCTTGTGACTCTTTTGACATCGGAAAATATTTTAAAAAATAATATTTTATCTGAAGTTATGCTTTTAAATATAAATAATTCAAGAACAATTCCTAAAAGTGATTTTAAAAATGAATTACAAAAAATAGAAAATAATATTTTAAATTCAGATGTGATTGCAATAGGCCCTGGAATTGGCAAAAATGAAAAGTCATTAACAATTTTAGAAAAGTTATTAAATTATGAAAAAAATAATAAAAATAAAACGATAAATTTGGTGCTGGATGCGGATGCGCTAAATTTAATTTCAGAAAATCCTAAATTATTTAAAAAAATAGAAAATCGTGCGATTCTAACTCCACATATTGTAGAATTTTCAAGACTTTCAAGATTATTGCCAGAAGACATTCTTTTAGATAAATTTACAAAAGCAAAAGAATTTGCAAAAAAATATAAAGTAATTTTACTTCTAAAAGGAAAAAATACGATAATCACCGATGGAAACAAACTTTTTGTAAATAGCACAGGAAATTCGCACATGGCAAATGGCGGAATGGGAGATTGTCTTACTGGAATTATAACTTCACTTGTCGCACAAAATTATAATTTAATTGAAAGTGCTTGTATTGGAGCTTTTTTGCACGGATATATTGGAGATGAGCTTACAAAAAAACAATATATTGTAAATGCAAGTCATGTTACTGAAAATATTTCCAAATATATGAAAGAAATTTTTGAAATGTGA
- a CDS encoding 3'-5' exonuclease has translation MNKDKDLNKNIIFFDVETNGFQGSSVLSMSAIKVNYNFGKSEWLKVSEFNRFYFREEDEEMNEGAINVNGLTDEVIALERKKLKDKIGDYPLTFKKDMDNFFLFCQDTDHFVAHNIKFDRSFVDFSLKNQFDTMKENIDILKIENNCGNYKWPKLIECAKYYKVPFEENQFHGSYYDVLIMFRIFYKMTKNEISKNRIFDFLEKE, from the coding sequence GTGAATAAAGATAAAGATTTAAATAAAAATATTATATTTTTTGATGTAGAGACAAATGGATTTCAGGGAAGTTCTGTTTTATCTATGTCAGCAATAAAAGTAAATTATAATTTTGGAAAAAGTGAATGGTTAAAAGTTTCAGAATTTAACCGCTTTTATTTTAGAGAAGAAGATGAAGAAATGAATGAAGGGGCAATTAATGTAAATGGACTAACTGACGAAGTAATTGCACTTGAACGAAAAAAACTTAAAGATAAAATAGGAGATTATCCTTTGACTTTTAAAAAAGATATGGACAATTTTTTTCTGTTTTGCCAGGATACTGACCATTTTGTAGCTCATAATATAAAGTTTGACAGAAGTTTTGTGGATTTTTCACTAAAAAATCAGTTTGATACAATGAAAGAAAATATTGATATTTTAAAAATTGAAAATAATTGTGGAAATTACAAATGGCCAAAACTTATTGAATGTGCTAAATATTATAAAGTTCCATTTGAAGAAAATCAGTTTCACGGAAGTTACTACGACGTTTTAATAATGTTTAGAATTTTTTATAAAATGACTAAAAATGAAATTTCTAAAAACCGAATATTTGATTTTTTGGAAAAAGAATGA
- a CDS encoding PBECR3 domain-containing polyvalent protein yields MIKEKLRYTKTGKRIETYEFDAKLHQKVVMDKSQFENHILVKHPEMTIEIIKEVLKNPDVVTKQSKSKKEHFYQKKINNLNYFVVISQNPSIRKLRFVVTAFMTKDANFLKEKNKYVRYKIK; encoded by the coding sequence ATGATAAAAGAAAAATTGAGATATACGAAAACAGGAAAAAGAATAGAAACTTACGAATTTGACGCAAAACTACATCAAAAAGTCGTGATGGACAAGTCTCAATTTGAAAATCATATTTTGGTAAAACATCCTGAAATGACGATTGAGATAATAAAAGAAGTGCTTAAAAATCCTGATGTTGTGACAAAGCAGTCAAAATCCAAAAAAGAACATTTTTATCAAAAAAAAATAAATAATCTTAATTATTTTGTCGTAATTTCCCAAAATCCAAGTATAAGAAAATTGCGATTTGTTGTAACGGCTTTCATGACGAAAGATGCAAATTTCTTAAAAGAAAAGAATAAATATGTAAGATATAAAATTAAATAA